In Rutidosis leptorrhynchoides isolate AG116_Rl617_1_P2 chromosome 2, CSIRO_AGI_Rlap_v1, whole genome shotgun sequence, one genomic interval encodes:
- the LOC139894112 gene encoding uncharacterized protein, with protein sequence MMGSSGMNEKGKAPAFVNPFTEVNDDNAKNIVPSIPDVGEFDFLLDDIDMPFSLAGWEDVHQPVAQGIAENSGHPFPNPNCNNNPQINTSSNTVNTCLQEAPLLPEWNIGWDQKFMNQGHNTISSAGISTIGGQSNFSSFNRPQVNRDLVTSSFVFQPQGIAPVHTRDSVNFNTNQCGVQGKVEDSFLSLGIGGTQEAVSGYQPNNREVCDKLREAASAELKIASARRAMNQTFGQTMDVDFMDFQRNSSGISNQLTQVDRVASNKNEVGVHCTLNSGPSSSPYHVLQMQQNDMQLGIPRHDFSSRNTQFGYSDHSRSQSVYPGTLGVNSAQLLNSQQHNLNNLVSEFSKPSLFASSTPTGQLDNIRYRTDSNLHSESSINSPSLGLGRYSTRQNYEGHLGSLNAMPTQNPGGVLLSQRTTAPQVSWVGCGPASSNAPFPKRLGVEYNGRNAPQASQRHPSLMGTNLQATSRGQIHQFLDQGASCLPERVVRPSVGNSQDAVVQLLKDPRVAASTNASLNRPYPTRTAVIPPHLSTQWVQRQRTLRPTTHHSMPSTSPAMREIPAQSMQNASPAIRSIPAHLMPALSTRNRLPSMRAIPVGTPLHQRSIPVAPQTQAFRPVALPGTAQIRPSMPHSRPRIPVITASNASHITWKDPDATPKLSGYKCLLCKRDLALTSEGDVYQPTVPPPVAVLPCGHTFHDQCLQNITPQDQAKEPPCIPCAIGEN encoded by the exons ATGATGGGAAGTAGCGGAATGAACGAAAAGGGCAAGGCACCTGCGTTTGTTAATCCGTTTAcagaagtaaatgacgataatgcgAAGAACATTGTTCCGAGTATACCTGATGTAGGTGAATTTGATTTCCTGCTAGATGATATAGATATGCCATTCTCGCTTGCCGGTTGGGAGGATGTTCATCAACCTGTTGCCCAAGGGATAGCTGAAAATTCTGGTCATCCTTTTCCTAACCCTAATTGCAATAATAATCCCCAAATTAACACGAGTTCCAATACTGTAAACACATGTCTTCAAGAAGCTCCATTATTACCTGAATGGAACATTGGGTGGGATCAAAAGTTTATGAATCAAGGGCACAACACAATATCTTCTGCTGGTATTAGTACCATTGGTGGACAGTCAAATTTTTCTTCTTTTAACAGACCACAAGTAAATAGAGATCTTGTCACTTCATCTTTTGTATTTCAACCTCAAGGGATTGCTCCAGTTCATACTCGAGACAGTGTCAATTTCAATACCAATCAATGTGGTGTTCAAGGAAAAGTTGAGGATAGTTTCTTGAGTCTTGGTATTGGGGGTACTCAAGAAGCCGTATCTGGATATCAGCCGAATAACAGAGAGGTATGTGACAAGTTAAGAGAAGCAGCTTCAGCCGAGTTAAAGATAGCTTCTGCTCGAAGAGCTATGAATCAAACTTTTGGTCAAACTATGGATGTTGACTTTATGGATTTTCAGAGAAACAGTAGTGGCATCTCTAATCAATTAACTCAAGTGGATAGAGTGGCTTCAAATAAAAATGAGGTTGGAGTTCACTGTACTCTAAATAGTGGACCAAGTTCTAGCCCTTATCATGTTTTACAAATGCAACAAAATGATATGCAACTTGGAATCCCTAGGCATGATTTTAGTAGCAGGAACACACAATTTGGTTATTCAGATCATTCTAGATCCCAATCTGTGTATCCAGGAACACTAGGAGTTAATTCTGCTCAGCTCTTGAACTCCCAACAACATAACCTGAACAATTTAGTTTCAGAATTTTCTAAGCCTTCATTATTCGCCTCCAGCACGCCTACAGGGCAGCTAGACAATATTCGTTACAGAACAGACAGCAATCTACATTCCGAGTCTTCCATAAATTCTCCTTCTCTTGGACTTGGAAGATATTCTACTAGGCAGAATTATGAAG GACATCTTGGATCACTAAATGCAATGCCTACTCAGAATCCTGGAGGTGTTCTGCTTTCCCAGAGGACAACAGCCCCGCAAGTATCTTGGGTTGGTTGTGGGCCAGCTTCCAGCAATGCACCGTTTCCCAAAAGGCTTGGAGTTGAGTATAACGGCAGAAATGCCCCTCAAGCTTCTCAAAGGCATCCATCGCTAATGGGAACAAACTTGCAGGCAACTAGTAGAG GTCAGATTCATCAATTTCTAGATCAAGGTGCCTCTTGCCTTCCAGAGCGTGTTGTTCGACCTTCTGTCG GCAACTCTCAAGATGCAGTGGTTCAGCTTCTTAAGGATCCTCGAGTAGCAGCTTCCACCAATG CTTCACTTAATAGGCCGTATCCAACTAGAACTGCAGTCATACCACCCCATCTATCTACCCAGTGGGTTCAGCGACAGAGGACACTGCGTCCAACTACTCATCATTCTATGCCAAGTACATCACCCGCAATGCGAGAAATACCTGCTCAATCTATGCAAAACGCATCCCCTGCAATACGCTCTATACCTGCTCATCTTATGCCTGCTCTTTCTACGCGAAACAGATTACCCTCAATGCGAGCTATACCTGTAGGTACACCTCTTCATCAACGTTCTATACCAGTTGCGCCACAGACACAAGCTTTTCGTCCTGTAGCTCTTCCTGGTACTGCTCAGATACGTCCTTCTATGCCACATAGTAGACCTCGTATACCTGTGATAACTGCTTCTAATGCTTCTCATATTACTTGGAAAG ATCCTGATGCGACTCCTAAATTGAGCGGATACAAATGTTTACTGTGTAAGAGGGATCTTGCTTTAACTTCAGAAGGCGACGTGTACCAACCTACTGTACCGCCACCTGTCGCTGTTCTTCCTTGCGGTCATACATTTCATGATCAATGCTTGCAGAATATCACTCCTCAAGACCAGGCGAAAGAGCCTCCTTGCATTCCTTGTGCCATTGGTGAAAATTAG